One region of Chlorobiota bacterium genomic DNA includes:
- a CDS encoding restriction endonuclease, producing the protein MSKPIEEILAPKPEARPRIYAYSIDDAAHQGLLKVGQTTRDVRQRVAEQLKTAAIKNYKIVLDESAERADGTIFTDHDVRAALVKKGFENVELEWMRCTVREVKGVLKELETGQKISGNRHETFPMRAEQRAAVERTHAYFHSIWAEDMHAVPRFLWNAKMRFGKTFTTYQLAKKLGAKRVLVVTFKPAVEDAWQADLESHMDFNGWQYLSRSSGSNPSQIDRRKPVVYFGSFQDLLGRDATGNIKAKNEWIHEVQWDLVVFDEYHFGAWRDTAKELFEGEEEAVAKQEAKVEYAKSLEGVNDDLGELSAEFLPITTKAYLYLSGTPFRALASGEFIEEQIFNWTYTDEQRAKEQHAAAHPGERNPYGGLPQLRLLTYQMPDELLAVASAGEFDEFDLNAFFEASGTGKEARFRHESHVQKWLEVIRGGDLEQSVRNLRTGTRPPFPYSDARLLPYLQHSFWFLPNVAACHAMANLLGKRHNTFWRGYTVIVVAGQSAGIGLDALPPVRKEIQSGFETKTITLSCGKLTTGVTVSQWSSILMLRNLKSPETYFQAAFRVQSPWVIRNPNGDNPNEEEVLKPVCYVFDFAPTRALRQLAEYAIGLAPNEPNPESAVRDLVAFLPVLAYDGANMTQIDAGGILDTAMAGTSATLLARKWESALLVNVDNGTLRRILESPEAMAAVERIEGWRALGDNIIETIINKSEKVKELKGKAAGGGLTKKEKDELTDEEKEYKSKRKLIQEKLIKFATRIPAFMYLTDFRENALRDVITKIEPDLFLTVTGLTVQDFDLLVNLNVFNTEQMNQAVFAFRRYEDASLRYTGIESHEGLTHYGLYDTVVEMGGGG; encoded by the coding sequence ATGAGCAAACCAATCGAAGAAATTCTTGCGCCCAAGCCGGAGGCGCGACCCCGCATCTACGCCTACTCCATTGATGACGCGGCGCACCAGGGGCTGCTAAAAGTTGGGCAGACCACGCGCGACGTTCGGCAGCGGGTTGCTGAACAACTGAAGACTGCGGCAATCAAGAACTACAAGATCGTGCTGGATGAATCCGCCGAGCGTGCCGACGGCACAATCTTCACCGACCACGACGTGCGTGCGGCACTGGTGAAGAAGGGTTTTGAGAATGTGGAGCTGGAGTGGATGCGCTGCACGGTGCGGGAGGTGAAGGGGGTGCTGAAGGAGCTTGAGACCGGCCAGAAAATTTCCGGAAACCGCCACGAGACGTTCCCCATGCGTGCCGAGCAACGGGCCGCAGTGGAGCGGACCCACGCGTATTTCCATTCCATCTGGGCCGAGGATATGCACGCGGTGCCGCGGTTCCTGTGGAACGCGAAGATGCGGTTTGGCAAGACGTTCACCACCTACCAGTTGGCCAAGAAGTTGGGCGCAAAACGGGTGCTGGTGGTGACGTTCAAGCCAGCCGTGGAAGATGCGTGGCAAGCCGACCTTGAGTCGCACATGGACTTCAACGGCTGGCAGTACCTTTCGCGCAGCTCCGGCAGCAACCCAAGCCAGATTGACCGCCGGAAGCCGGTGGTCTATTTCGGTTCCTTCCAGGACCTTCTGGGCCGGGACGCGACGGGGAACATCAAGGCAAAGAACGAGTGGATTCACGAGGTGCAGTGGGACCTGGTGGTGTTCGACGAATACCATTTTGGAGCCTGGCGCGACACGGCAAAGGAGTTATTCGAGGGGGAGGAAGAAGCCGTGGCGAAGCAGGAGGCGAAGGTGGAGTATGCCAAAAGTTTAGAGGGGGTGAACGATGACCTTGGGGAACTATCGGCGGAGTTCCTTCCGATCACAACCAAGGCGTACCTCTATCTATCGGGCACGCCGTTCAGGGCGTTGGCATCGGGGGAGTTCATCGAGGAGCAGATCTTCAACTGGACCTACACCGACGAGCAGCGGGCAAAGGAGCAGCACGCCGCGGCGCATCCCGGGGAGCGGAATCCGTACGGCGGGCTTCCGCAGCTGCGGCTGCTTACCTACCAGATGCCCGATGAATTGCTGGCGGTGGCCAGCGCGGGGGAGTTCGACGAGTTTGACCTGAACGCTTTTTTCGAGGCATCGGGAACGGGGAAGGAGGCAAGGTTCCGGCACGAGAGCCACGTGCAGAAATGGTTAGAGGTGATTCGGGGTGGGGACCTGGAGCAATCGGTCCGGAACTTGCGGACCGGAACGCGCCCGCCGTTCCCCTACTCCGATGCCCGGCTGTTGCCCTATTTGCAGCATTCGTTCTGGTTTCTTCCCAACGTTGCGGCTTGCCACGCAATGGCGAACCTGTTGGGCAAGCGGCACAACACGTTCTGGCGCGGATACACGGTGATTGTGGTGGCTGGCCAATCGGCAGGGATTGGGCTTGATGCGTTGCCGCCGGTGCGGAAGGAAATCCAGAGTGGGTTTGAGACAAAGACGATCACGCTGTCGTGCGGGAAGCTGACGACCGGGGTCACGGTTTCGCAGTGGTCCTCCATCTTGATGTTGCGCAATTTGAAATCGCCGGAGACGTACTTCCAGGCAGCCTTCCGGGTGCAATCGCCCTGGGTGATCCGGAACCCGAACGGCGACAACCCAAACGAGGAGGAGGTCCTGAAGCCCGTCTGCTACGTGTTCGACTTCGCGCCCACACGTGCGTTGCGGCAGTTGGCGGAGTACGCGATTGGCCTTGCACCGAACGAGCCAAACCCGGAGAGCGCGGTCAGGGACCTTGTCGCGTTCCTGCCAGTGCTGGCCTACGACGGCGCGAACATGACGCAAATAGATGCTGGCGGAATCCTTGACACAGCGATGGCGGGAACCTCGGCCACGCTGCTGGCGCGGAAATGGGAAAGCGCGTTGCTGGTGAATGTGGACAACGGCACCTTGCGCCGCATCCTTGAAAGCCCCGAGGCAATGGCTGCCGTTGAGCGGATCGAGGGTTGGCGGGCACTTGGCGACAACATCATCGAGACGATCATCAACAAGAGCGAGAAGGTGAAGGAGCTGAAAGGGAAGGCAGCCGGTGGGGGGCTGACGAAGAAGGAGAAGGATGAGCTGACCGACGAGGAGAAGGAGTACAAGTCCAAACGGAAACTGATCCAGGAGAAGCTGATAAAGTTCGCCACGCGAATCCCGGCGTTCATGTATCTGACGGACTTCCGCGAGAACGCACTGCGGGATGTGATTACCAAGATTGAGCCGGACCTATTCCTTACCGTCACCGGCCTGACGGTCCAGGATTTTGATCTGCTGGTGAACCTGAACGTGTTCAACACCGAGCAGATGAATCAAGCGGTGTTCGCATTCCGCCGCTACGAGGACGCATCGCTCCGCTACACCGGAATTGAAAGCCACGAAGGCCTAACCCACTACGGGTTGTATGATACGGTAGTGGAGATGGGGGGCGGGGGATAG
- a CDS encoding Eco57I restriction-modification methylase domain-containing protein, whose translation MTHQAHFALRQRNPDVLSCIANLSNDEVFTPPELANRMLDTLTDAWAASNNGQNLWANPTVRFLDPCTKSGIFLREITSRLVRGLAPAIPDLQQRVDHILTRQVFGIGITQLTALLARRSLYCSKHANGHHSIANGFANPDGNVWFQRMEHTWEGTKCTFCGAPQTTLDRGPERENYAYAFIHTNTIHARIAELFGDDMHFDVIIGNPPYQLASDGGTRDIPIYHHFVEQAKKLSPRFLAMVIPSRWMATGLGLSEFRQTMLADRCLRTLVDYPIAREVFSGVEVKGGVCYFLRDTAHNGPCDVTMIRDGVAIGPIARDLGEYDVFVRDARAVSILHKVLAKGEPSVNTILSADKEFGWTSNFEDFHDEKNTPDDVPLHYVRKGKRAVGYIARSEITKSTNLIDTWKVMVPSAGSDGATVPNYVLSTPVITPSPSVCTQTFLFFYVGSETAAASVQSYLSTRFLRFLVSLRKITQHATRATYFWVPIQEWDRKWTDAELYKKYKITAEEQAYIESQIRPVAWGTEGLHQS comes from the coding sequence ATGACCCACCAAGCCCACTTCGCGCTTCGCCAGCGCAACCCCGATGTCCTTTCCTGCATCGCCAATCTCTCCAACGATGAAGTCTTCACCCCCCCCGAGCTTGCCAACCGGATGCTGGACACCCTAACCGATGCCTGGGCCGCCAGCAACAACGGCCAAAACCTTTGGGCCAACCCCACCGTCCGCTTCCTGGACCCTTGCACCAAGTCCGGCATCTTCCTCCGCGAGATCACCAGCCGATTGGTCCGCGGCCTGGCCCCAGCAATCCCCGACCTTCAGCAGCGGGTGGACCATATCCTTACCCGCCAGGTCTTCGGAATCGGCATCACCCAGCTTACCGCGCTGCTGGCCCGCCGAAGCCTCTATTGCTCCAAACACGCCAACGGCCACCACTCCATTGCCAACGGCTTTGCCAACCCCGACGGCAACGTCTGGTTCCAACGGATGGAACACACCTGGGAAGGAACCAAATGCACCTTCTGCGGCGCGCCACAAACCACCCTGGACCGCGGCCCAGAACGCGAAAACTACGCCTACGCCTTTATCCACACCAACACCATCCACGCTCGCATCGCCGAGCTTTTCGGAGACGATATGCACTTCGATGTCATCATTGGAAATCCACCGTATCAACTGGCCAGCGATGGTGGAACCCGAGATATTCCCATCTATCACCACTTTGTTGAACAGGCAAAGAAACTCTCCCCACGCTTCTTGGCCATGGTCATCCCGTCGCGTTGGATGGCGACAGGGCTTGGGCTAAGTGAGTTCCGCCAAACAATGCTGGCCGACCGCTGCTTGCGGACGCTGGTTGATTATCCGATTGCCAGGGAAGTCTTCAGCGGAGTTGAGGTGAAAGGGGGGGTGTGCTACTTCTTGCGTGACACCGCACACAATGGCCCCTGCGACGTAACGATGATCCGTGACGGAGTGGCGATTGGCCCAATCGCACGCGACCTTGGCGAGTATGATGTCTTCGTTCGGGATGCCCGGGCGGTCTCAATCCTCCACAAAGTTCTTGCCAAAGGCGAGCCGTCGGTGAACACCATCCTTTCGGCTGATAAAGAGTTCGGGTGGACCTCCAACTTCGAAGACTTCCATGATGAAAAAAATACGCCCGACGACGTTCCCCTCCATTACGTCCGAAAAGGAAAACGTGCCGTTGGCTACATTGCCCGCAGCGAAATAACCAAAAGCACAAACCTTATTGATACTTGGAAAGTGATGGTGCCATCAGCAGGCTCAGACGGTGCAACTGTGCCAAATTACGTGCTCAGCACCCCGGTCATTACGCCCTCGCCATCGGTCTGCACCCAGACGTTCCTGTTCTTTTACGTTGGCTCCGAAACTGCTGCGGCAAGCGTGCAATCGTACTTGAGTACCCGTTTCCTGCGGTTCCTCGTGTCGCTTCGAAAGATCACCCAGCATGCTACCCGGGCAACCTATTTTTGGGTTCCGATTCAGGAGTGGGATCGGAAGTGGACGGACGCAGAGTTGTACAAGAAATACAAGATCACGGCAGAAGAGCAAGCGTATATCGAATCTCAGATTCGGCCCGTGGCTTGGGGAACCGAAGGCCTCCATCAATCATAG
- a CDS encoding DUF4411 family protein — protein sequence MTKYLLDANVFIQAKNLHYGIDFCPAFWDWLIANNANGRVFSIDKIAAEIAAGADELTDWAQQHGHNLFRATDTAVAAQFATVSSWATSQNYEPAAIQTFLQVADYYLIAHALAGGYVVVTHEVPSNSTKHIKIPNVCAGLNLPFTTPYEMLRRERAKFILGEKP from the coding sequence ATGACGAAGTACCTTCTTGATGCCAACGTCTTTATCCAAGCCAAGAACCTACACTACGGCATAGATTTCTGCCCCGCGTTCTGGGATTGGCTTATTGCCAATAACGCCAACGGACGCGTGTTCAGCATTGATAAAATTGCTGCCGAGATTGCCGCCGGTGCCGATGAACTCACCGATTGGGCGCAACAACATGGCCACAACCTGTTCCGCGCTACCGATACCGCCGTCGCCGCGCAGTTCGCTACGGTCAGCAGCTGGGCTACAAGCCAGAATTACGAGCCAGCAGCCATCCAGACTTTCCTGCAAGTGGCCGACTATTACCTTATTGCCCACGCCCTGGCCGGTGGCTATGTGGTGGTGACGCACGAGGTCCCCTCAAACTCCACGAAGCATATCAAAATCCCTAACGTATGCGCCGGGCTGAATCTACCATTCACGACCCCCTACGAAATGCTGCGCCGCGAAAGGGCAAAATTTATATTGGGAGAAAAACCATGA
- a CDS encoding ImmA/IrrE family metallo-endopeptidase, with protein sequence MTPPVAASIPVLLWAARRAGLHDNALSARFRKWPLWISGQARPTLRQLETFADLTHTPIGYFFLPEPPVIELPVPDFRTLRDEALSDPSSNLLETIYLCQQRQDWYRDYMRLHGLPALDFIGSAHLQQAPETVAQRIRETLESSAAQAPLQPSTKEALRQLIARVEDAGIMVMVNSVVGNNTHRNLDVREFRGFALADPLAPLIFLNGADSKAAQMFTLAHELAHLWLNAPGVSNPQADSIPEQPTEQWCNQVAAEFLMPLRDLRAMYQPKTPIPQEIQRLARAFKVSTLVALRRLFDAGFINQTTLWEHYRQEVNRLQNLEQTNKSGGGGDFYHTMNTRASKRFVHAVVSSTLEGQTLFQDAFRMLGLRTTATFYQAARELGVIP encoded by the coding sequence ATGACTCCCCCTGTCGCCGCTTCCATTCCTGTGCTGCTGTGGGCCGCACGCCGTGCCGGTTTGCATGACAACGCCCTATCTGCCCGCTTCCGCAAGTGGCCTTTATGGATCAGTGGTCAGGCGCGGCCTACGTTGCGGCAGTTGGAAACGTTTGCAGACTTGACTCACACACCTATCGGGTATTTCTTTTTACCAGAACCCCCTGTGATAGAACTTCCCGTTCCCGATTTCCGCACCCTGCGCGATGAAGCACTATCCGATCCCAGCAGCAACCTGCTGGAGACAATCTACCTTTGCCAGCAGCGCCAGGACTGGTATCGCGACTATATGCGGCTGCACGGCCTGCCTGCCCTGGATTTTATTGGCAGTGCGCACCTGCAGCAGGCACCCGAAACGGTGGCGCAGCGCATACGCGAAACACTGGAATCCTCTGCTGCTCAAGCACCGCTTCAACCATCAACCAAGGAGGCACTGCGCCAATTGATTGCAAGGGTGGAAGATGCTGGAATCATGGTGATGGTCAATTCCGTTGTTGGCAACAACACCCATCGCAACCTTGATGTGCGCGAGTTCCGAGGTTTTGCACTGGCGGATCCCCTTGCTCCGCTGATCTTCCTTAATGGTGCCGATAGCAAAGCCGCGCAGATGTTCACACTGGCCCATGAGTTGGCGCACCTTTGGTTGAATGCGCCCGGTGTCTCCAACCCACAAGCAGATTCGATTCCTGAGCAGCCGACCGAGCAATGGTGTAATCAGGTGGCGGCGGAATTCCTTATGCCCTTGCGGGACCTTCGGGCAATGTACCAACCCAAAACACCAATCCCCCAGGAAATCCAGCGCCTGGCACGCGCCTTTAAGGTTAGTACGCTGGTCGCCTTGCGCCGCCTGTTCGACGCAGGCTTCATTAACCAAACCACACTGTGGGAGCACTACCGCCAAGAAGTGAACCGGCTGCAGAATCTGGAGCAAACAAATAAAAGTGGGGGCGGCGGCGATTTCTACCATACCATGAACACACGCGCCAGCAAACGTTTTGTTCATGCTGTGGTGAGTAGCACGCTGGAAGGGCAGACGCTGTTCCAAGATGCATTCCGTATGCTGGGGCTGCGCACAACCGCAACCTTCTACCAAGCAGCACGCGAGTTAGGAGTAATACCATGA
- a CDS encoding N-6 DNA methylase has translation MSLVKSKQRVADHGEVFTPAWMVQAMLDLVKNEAERIDSRFLEPACGSGNFLVEILRRKLAAVELKYGPSEFDRQHFALLALMSIYGIELLADNIAECRANLLEIIADYLNIDEPDEPYRAAAQVLSLNIVHGDALTMRAHNGQPITFAEWGYLGKGKFQRRDFHFSSLTQSSSFSTEGSLFAHLGKHEIFTPIKTFPPMTMSDIATATSCDDDPVRCSR, from the coding sequence GTGAGCCTTGTCAAATCCAAACAACGGGTGGCCGACCACGGCGAAGTCTTCACCCCGGCCTGGATGGTCCAGGCAATGCTCGATCTGGTGAAGAACGAGGCCGAGCGCATTGACTCCCGATTCCTTGAACCAGCCTGCGGCAGCGGCAACTTCCTTGTGGAAATCCTGCGGCGTAAGCTGGCGGCTGTGGAACTCAAATACGGACCCTCCGAATTCGACCGCCAACACTTCGCGCTCCTTGCGCTGATGTCCATCTACGGCATCGAGTTGCTGGCCGACAACATCGCCGAGTGCCGCGCCAACTTGCTAGAGATCATCGCCGATTATCTGAACATTGATGAACCCGACGAACCGTACCGCGCCGCCGCCCAAGTCCTATCGCTGAACATTGTCCACGGCGACGCGCTTACCATGCGTGCCCACAACGGCCAGCCAATCACCTTTGCCGAGTGGGGCTATCTGGGAAAAGGGAAGTTCCAACGCCGCGATTTCCATTTTAGCAGCCTTACCCAATCCTCCTCCTTCAGCACCGAGGGGTCCCTGTTTGCCCACCTTGGTAAGCATGAGATTTTTACGCCAATCAAAACCTTCCCGCCAATGACCATGAGCGACATTGCTACTGCCACATCTTGCGATGACGACCCTGTAAGGTGCAGCCGATGA
- the pgl gene encoding 6-phosphogluconolactonase: protein MPTTIGGCCDMPTPTSHLRIFPDASQLFHAAAAEIAQMIANHNGERFRLVLSGGRTPEGVYQLLGTTFADAIPWGKVELFWGDDRYVPHHHPASNFGMVRRSLLERVPIPPGQVHPIPTSAVSPTAAATAYEEMLRRVVGGQGEVPRFDLLLLGMGDDGHTASLFPGGDWLAEESAWVVASRAPVPPHDRITLTFPLLNAARRTMILVTGETKRPILQEILDNPAAAATRYPIANLSPQGEVRWLIG, encoded by the coding sequence ATGCCGACGACCATTGGCGGGTGCTGTGATATGCCAACGCCAACAAGCCACCTTCGCATCTTCCCCGACGCAAGCCAGCTGTTCCACGCCGCCGCCGCCGAAATTGCGCAGATGATTGCCAACCACAACGGGGAGCGGTTCCGGCTGGTGCTCTCCGGCGGGCGAACTCCCGAGGGGGTTTATCAACTGCTGGGAACCACGTTTGCCGATGCCATTCCGTGGGGGAAGGTGGAGCTGTTTTGGGGGGATGATCGGTACGTTCCGCACCACCACCCGGCAAGCAATTTCGGGATGGTGCGCCGAAGCCTTCTGGAGCGTGTCCCGATTCCTCCGGGGCAAGTTCATCCGATTCCAACATCGGCTGTAAGCCCCACCGCTGCCGCCACGGCTTACGAGGAGATGTTGCGGCGGGTTGTTGGTGGGCAGGGTGAGGTTCCCCGGTTCGATCTGCTGCTGTTGGGGATGGGGGATGATGGCCACACGGCTTCGCTCTTTCCCGGGGGGGATTGGCTGGCCGAGGAATCGGCGTGGGTGGTTGCAAGCCGCGCCCCCGTTCCGCCGCACGACCGTATCACCCTGACGTTCCCGCTCCTGAACGCCGCCCGCCGGACGATGATCTTGGTAACGGGGGAAACGAAGCGGCCAATCCTCCAAGAGATTCTGGACAACCCCGCCGCCGCCGCCACGCGCTACCCCATCGCCAACCTTTCCCCGCAAGGTGAGGTTCGTTGGTTGATTGGGTGA
- the zwf gene encoding glucose-6-phosphate dehydrogenase, producing the protein MKVSVEPHLFIIFGATGDLMHRKLLPALYRLVTGGHLTKKCVILGVARTDQDDAAFRQQAQQTLLDAGFLTEETASKWMQENLHYLPMMTSSPAEFAALAAKIEAVERQHELSGNRIFYLALPPSAFPTTIEALGSVGLNKSAGWTRLVIEKPFGRDLASARELNNLVHHHFEESQVYRIDHYLGKETVQNLLFFRFANVMFESLWNRDRIRSVQITVAEDLGVEHRAGYYETAGAFRDMIQNHVTQLLTLVAMEPPVGFNADDIREEKVQVLRSIAPIKPGDFVFGQYAAGKVGTEAVIGYRDEEKVNPESLTETFVGLRLEVANWRWQGVPFYIRTGKRLQRRVSQIVVNFRKPPVSLFRPFEGEDSSIHSNKLVISIQPDEGFDLHFEVKAPGETKVETQRLRHRYSDTFTDIPDGYQTLLFDVILGDQTLFVRADEVEASWKLYRPLLENPPAPHPYWAGSWGPTEAEKLIVHADDHWRVL; encoded by the coding sequence ATGAAAGTCAGCGTTGAACCCCATCTGTTCATCATCTTCGGTGCCACCGGGGACCTGATGCACCGCAAACTCCTTCCGGCACTCTATCGGCTTGTCACCGGTGGGCATCTAACAAAAAAGTGTGTGATACTTGGCGTTGCCCGCACCGACCAGGACGACGCAGCATTCCGCCAGCAAGCGCAACAGACCTTGCTGGATGCGGGATTCCTTACCGAAGAAACCGCCTCCAAATGGATGCAGGAGAACCTCCACTACCTGCCGATGATGACCAGCAGCCCGGCGGAGTTCGCGGCGTTGGCAGCAAAGATTGAGGCGGTGGAACGCCAGCACGAACTTTCCGGAAATCGCATCTTCTACCTTGCGCTCCCGCCGTCGGCATTCCCCACCACGATTGAGGCGTTGGGGAGCGTTGGCCTGAACAAAAGCGCGGGCTGGACCCGGCTGGTGATTGAGAAACCGTTCGGGCGGGATCTTGCTTCGGCGCGTGAGTTGAACAACCTGGTCCACCACCATTTCGAGGAATCGCAGGTTTATCGAATTGACCACTACTTGGGGAAGGAGACGGTCCAGAACCTTCTGTTTTTCCGCTTCGCCAACGTGATGTTCGAGTCGCTTTGGAACCGCGACCGCATCCGCAGCGTGCAGATCACCGTGGCGGAAGATTTGGGGGTGGAGCATCGCGCCGGATATTACGAGACCGCCGGTGCCTTCCGCGACATGATCCAAAACCACGTCACGCAGCTGCTGACCCTGGTGGCGATGGAACCCCCGGTTGGCTTCAATGCCGATGACATTCGCGAGGAGAAGGTGCAGGTGCTGCGGTCAATCGCGCCAATCAAGCCCGGGGATTTTGTCTTTGGGCAATACGCCGCCGGAAAAGTCGGAACCGAGGCAGTGATTGGCTACCGCGACGAAGAAAAAGTCAACCCAGAATCGCTTACCGAAACGTTTGTGGGGTTGCGGCTTGAGGTGGCGAACTGGCGCTGGCAAGGGGTTCCGTTTTACATCCGCACGGGGAAGCGATTGCAGCGGCGCGTCAGCCAGATTGTGGTGAACTTCCGCAAGCCTCCGGTCTCACTGTTCCGCCCGTTTGAAGGGGAAGATTCCTCCATCCACTCCAACAAATTGGTGATCTCGATCCAGCCCGATGAAGGCTTCGATCTCCATTTCGAGGTGAAGGCCCCGGGGGAAACAAAAGTGGAGACGCAGCGGTTGCGCCACCGCTACAGCGACACCTTCACCGACATTCCCGACGGCTACCAGACGCTTCTGTTCGATGTGATTCTGGGGGACCAAACGCTCTTCGTCCGTGCCGACGAGGTGGAGGCTTCTTGGAAGCTCTATCGCCCGTTGCTGGAAAATCCCCCTGCGCCGCATCCGTACTGGGCCGGATCGTGGGGGCCAACCGAAGCGGAAAAACTGATCGTCCATGCCGACGACCATTGGCGGGTGCTGTGA
- the gnd gene encoding decarboxylating 6-phosphogluconate dehydrogenase translates to MDIAMIGLGKMGAFMTERLLKGGHRVVGYDRSPQAVERVVAKGAVGAASLEEAVAKLEPARILWMMVPAGDPVDQTIAALMPQLHAGDILIDGGNSFYKDSIRRAATVGQHGIHYVDCGTSGGVWGLAEGYSLMIGGDETALMKCAPIFETLAPDPERGWGRVGPVGAGHFVKMIHNGIEYGMMQAFAEGFSIMKHKTEFHLDLQEIAEIWRHGSVVRSWLLDLTARALEGGTSLENVRPYVSDSGEGRWTVAEAIDLNVPAPVITHSLLQRLRSRDEESYTDRLLAVMREQFGGHAVKREGGA, encoded by the coding sequence ATGGATATTGCAATGATCGGCTTGGGGAAAATGGGGGCGTTTATGACCGAACGCTTGCTGAAGGGTGGGCATCGCGTGGTTGGCTACGATCGCAGCCCCCAGGCTGTGGAGCGTGTTGTTGCCAAAGGGGCCGTGGGCGCGGCTTCGCTGGAAGAAGCGGTCGCCAAATTGGAGCCTGCGCGCATTCTTTGGATGATGGTTCCGGCGGGCGACCCCGTGGACCAAACCATCGCCGCGCTGATGCCCCAACTTCACGCCGGCGACATCTTGATTGACGGCGGCAACAGCTTCTACAAGGACTCCATCCGCCGCGCCGCCACCGTTGGCCAGCACGGCATCCACTACGTTGATTGCGGAACCAGTGGCGGCGTGTGGGGCCTTGCCGAAGGCTACAGCCTGATGATCGGCGGCGACGAAACAGCGCTGATGAAATGCGCCCCAATCTTCGAAACCCTTGCCCCAGACCCCGAACGCGGATGGGGCCGCGTGGGACCGGTGGGCGCGGGCCACTTCGTGAAGATGATCCACAACGGAATCGAGTACGGCATGATGCAAGCCTTTGCCGAGGGCTTCTCGATTATGAAACACAAAACGGAGTTCCATCTGGACCTGCAGGAGATTGCAGAAATCTGGCGGCATGGAAGCGTGGTTCGCTCGTGGTTGCTGGACCTGACGGCGCGGGCGTTGGAAGGGGGAACCAGCTTGGAGAACGTCCGCCCCTACGTCAGCGATTCCGGCGAAGGCCGCTGGACCGTGGCCGAAGCGATTGACCTGAACGTCCCCGCACCGGTCATCACCCACTCGCTGCTGCAACGCCTTCGCTCACGCGATGAAGAATCCTACACCGACCGCTTGCTTGCCGTTATGCGCGAACAGTTCGGCGGCCATGCGGTGAAACGCGAAGGAGGGGCCTGA
- a CDS encoding Omp28-related outer membrane protein codes for MNKLSTLFCTTLLASGLVGIASRATAQEATYDRVVLIEEFMSATCVPCVEVTPIMNEAVDAGKGKAVSIRYHVNQPQPYDPWYKANPADVEARRTYYSPNDPLEPPHARIDGALSSKDYIIPDAAERRTVKAPIGIEVTQTPYGSNEYNVSVKVTAGPDGLDGDYRLRIVAVEGLVVRDDWKGGKPFPGYNGEVEFHDIMRKMVNSPDGEAITLKPNETKTFTASYTRGADWQANQMYTVAFVQNDDDLAVIQTGFSPKSASGVEHVSVRGFSLGSVAPNPAANAVAIGYTLGATADVAIELRNALGEHVARVEAGTQEAGTYHKGIDLTNIPAGSYILTLRAGDYVASEQVVVVK; via the coding sequence ATGAATAAACTCTCTACCCTTTTCTGCACAACTCTTCTTGCCAGCGGGCTTGTTGGGATAGCAAGCAGAGCAACAGCACAAGAAGCAACCTACGACCGCGTGGTGTTGATTGAAGAATTTATGAGCGCGACGTGCGTCCCGTGTGTGGAGGTTACGCCGATTATGAATGAAGCCGTGGATGCGGGGAAGGGGAAAGCCGTCTCCATCCGCTACCATGTCAACCAGCCTCAGCCGTACGACCCGTGGTACAAAGCCAATCCCGCAGATGTTGAGGCAAGACGCACCTACTACAGTCCGAACGATCCCCTTGAACCTCCGCACGCACGGATTGATGGAGCACTCTCATCAAAAGACTACATCATTCCTGACGCAGCCGAACGCCGAACCGTGAAAGCTCCAATCGGCATCGAAGTGACCCAGACTCCGTACGGAAGCAACGAGTACAACGTCTCGGTGAAAGTTACTGCCGGGCCGGACGGGCTGGATGGAGATTACCGCCTTCGCATTGTTGCGGTGGAGGGGTTGGTGGTGCGCGATGATTGGAAAGGGGGGAAGCCATTCCCAGGCTACAACGGCGAAGTTGAGTTCCACGACATCATGCGGAAGATGGTGAACTCACCCGATGGTGAAGCAATTACCCTGAAGCCAAACGAAACCAAAACCTTCACCGCTTCCTACACCCGCGGTGCCGACTGGCAGGCCAACCAGATGTACACCGTTGCCTTCGTGCAGAACGATGATGATCTGGCAGTGATCCAGACCGGATTCTCGCCAAAGTCGGCCAGCGGGGTTGAGCACGTTTCGGTGCGCGGTTTCTCGTTGGGAAGCGTCGCGCCGAACCCGGCCGCGAACGCCGTGGCCATTGGTTACACGCTTGGGGCAACGGCAGATGTCGCCATCGAACTCCGGAACGCCCTGGGCGAACACGTTGCCCGCGTTGAAGCAGGCACGCAGGAAGCCGGCACGTACCACAAGGGGATTGACCTAACCAACATCCCCGCCGGAAGCTACATCCTTACCCTCCGCGCCGGCGATTACGTGGCCTCGGAGCAAGTGGTTGTGGTGAAATAA